A region of Bacillus rossius redtenbacheri isolate Brsri chromosome 2, Brsri_v3, whole genome shotgun sequence DNA encodes the following proteins:
- the LOC134529607 gene encoding ribonucleoprotein PTB-binding 1-like isoform X2: MLEDWDKERVFLLRGQRLPVSPAPTETMLCVARLPLGYTEHQFSALVAAYGSIRRSFLMISENTGESKGYGFVEYTTKEAALLAKNVLDGKLIDGWILCCDWLESSHTTFESLHSKCLYVDQLPKDFRDMGKFRKVFSSVVNPPYCQIALKNGCPQDWGLVEFNTSEDAETTQVTLNGYSLCGQNIRVSYYIPGVRAINLYLKLLNETGRKLKSAGLLPDPPAPAVFQQLQNLAKQNPVFAQNLQNIIWTQIQSLQNGIENGQAVPGSVSPGKGQLQGQPGSGHQSLLNNHQMLIALQNLIKQGSPPNSTSPGLIVVPQQMGPPPTTSQFHFGPSHIQEARKSISSTNGKNGFMEKNQTQKVPLLPRPGLGVSPPLGEAVPHSPFAGSPIDETLNISHPIPRHMPPQVSVPESNFWNGMLGQIPKQSPVGIQSLEPNMLVKNKCFDAASGPKSPLLNDKVNFAQHVPSAGSKISGHPSLVKGNNSMIGFSDNMPGDLQQTINTILSNAQNLNQLLGSLTNAIQTNSNTCTMIPSRPTNVQYINQTPSLIRGMTGPGPVSQQIDNAWPSQQVISVSSGQSTQPIMASPVPGTSMQANTPLLGSSSLAMAAKPIRFLDMKPSQLHQPSFQNNWNNGAFFNSNSTFSAPCGTPGQFGAYSTTNIVPNLWSHPGSPVLIASPPSGLVTPIGQKRKYNRLLPSPEPSPEGNYIGQHSQGLGGHYADSYFKRKKKN; the protein is encoded by the exons ATGCTGGAGGACTGGGACAAGGAGCGTGTGTTCCTGCTGCGCGGTCAGCGCCTGCCAGTGTCGCCAGCGCCCACTGAGACGATGCTGTGCGTGGCACGCCTGCCACTTGGCTACACCGAACACCAGTTCTCTGCGCTGGTAGCAGCATACGGTTCTATCCGCCGCAGCTTCCTTATGATCAGCGAGAACACGG GTGAAAGCAAAGGTTATGGTTTTGTTGAGTACACAACAAAAGAAGCAGCTCTTCTGGCAAAGAATGTATTAGATGGAAAGCTAATAGATGGCTGGatactgtgctgtgattggctagaGTCAAGCCACACGACATTCGAATCACTGCATTCTAAATGTCTGTATGTGGATCAATTACCAAAAGATTTCCGCGACATGGGCAAGTTCAGAAAAGTTTTCAGTTCGGTGGTGAACCCTCCATATTGTcag attgcACTGAAAAATGGATGTCCTCAGGACTGGGGACTTGTCGAGTTCAACACAAGTGAGGATGCGGAGACCACACAGGTCACCCTCAACGGATACAGCCTGTGCGGGCAAAACATTAGAGTGTCATATTACATACCTGGAGTCAGAGCTATCAATCTTTATTTGAAACTGCTTAATGAAACA GGAAGAAAGCTGAAATCTGCCGGTCTGCTGCCTGACCCCCCTGCACCGGCTGTGTTCCAGCAGCTGCAGAACCTCGCGAAACAAAACCCTGTGT TTGCACAGAATCTGCAGAACATCATCTGGACTCAGATCCAGTCCTTGCAGAACGGCATTGAGAATGGCCAAGCAGTGCCGGGCTCTGTTTCGCCAGGAAAAG GTCAGTTACAAGGTCAGCCAGGGAGTGGTCACCAGTCTCTTCTCAACAATCACCAGATGTTGATAGCTCTGCAGAACCTTATCAAACAAGGCTCGCCACCGAACAGCACGAGCCCTGGTCTGATTGTGGTGCCACAACAAATGGGTCCGCCACCAACAACAAGCCAGTTTCATTTTGGTCCGAGCCATATACAAGAAGCAAGAAAATCCATCAGTTCCACTAATGGGAAGAATGGTTTCATGGAGAAGAATCAGACACAAAAA GTTCCACTGCTTCCCAGACCTGGTCTGGGGGTCAGCCCACCGCTGGGAGAAGCTGTTCCTCATTCTCCATTTGCCGGCTCACCTATCGATGAAACTCTGAACATCTCCCATCCCATTCCGAGACACATGCCTCCTCAGGTATCCGTGCCAGAGTCTAACTTTTGGAACGGCATGCTCGGGCAGATTCCAAAACAGTCACCGGTGGGTATACAGTCTCTCGAACCCAACATGCTCGTAAAAAATAAGTGTTTTGATGCAGCATCTGGACCAAAGAGCCCTTTGCTTAACGATAAAGTCAATTTTGCTCAGCATGTGCCATCCGCAGGCTCGAAAATATCAGGCCACCCATCTCTTGTCAAAGGAAACAATAGTATGATCGGTTTTTCGGACAACATGCCTGGAGATTTACAGCAAACAATAAACACGATCTTGAGCAATGCTCAGAACTTGAATCAGCTACTGGGATCTCTGACAAATGCTATTCAAACAAATAGTAACACCTGTACGATGATTCCTAGCAGACCCACCAATGTACAGTACATCAACCAAACACCTTCGTTGATCCGAGGCATGACCGGGCCGGGACCTGTATCACAGCAGATAGATAATGCATGGCCTTCACAACAGGTGATCTCAGTTTCATCTGGTCAGTCTACTCAACCCATCATGGCCAGCCCTGTTCCTGGCACCTCGATGCAAGCCAACACACCCCTTTTAGGGAGTTCTTCACTAGCCATGGCAGCAAAGCCCATCAGATTCCTGGATATGAAACCCAGCCAGCTTCACCAACCATCATTCCAGAATAATTGGAATAATGGCGCTTTTTTTAACTCAAACTCCACTTTTTCGGCTCCTTGCGGAACCCCGGGTCAGTTTGGTGCGTATTCCACTACGAACATTGTTCCGAACCTATGGTCACATCCTGGAAGTCCGGTTCTCATCGCGTCCCCTCCTTCGGGACTCGTGACACCGATTGGACAGAAGCGGAAATATAACAGATTGCTGCCATCGCCAGAACCAAGCCCAGAAGGCAACTACATTGGCCAGCATTCGCAAGGCCTGGGCGGACATTACGCAGATTCCTATTTCAAAAGAAAGAAGAAGAACTGA
- the LOC134529607 gene encoding ribonucleoprotein PTB-binding 1-like isoform X1, with amino-acid sequence MAAGSTEAFGSFNTDLLNSSREKFWTTEVMAAASTDSFWEDDPEEVVKKRVNELKRKFHSGRQLYVKHLPRDVTEEEIRELLADFPVQSVQLTAGTGSGTARATLEDPEMLEDWDKERVFLLRGQRLPVSPAPTETMLCVARLPLGYTEHQFSALVAAYGSIRRSFLMISENTGESKGYGFVEYTTKEAALLAKNVLDGKLIDGWILCCDWLESSHTTFESLHSKCLYVDQLPKDFRDMGKFRKVFSSVVNPPYCQIALKNGCPQDWGLVEFNTSEDAETTQVTLNGYSLCGQNIRVSYYIPGVRAINLYLKLLNETGRKLKSAGLLPDPPAPAVFQQLQNLAKQNPVFAQNLQNIIWTQIQSLQNGIENGQAVPGSVSPGKGQLQGQPGSGHQSLLNNHQMLIALQNLIKQGSPPNSTSPGLIVVPQQMGPPPTTSQFHFGPSHIQEARKSISSTNGKNGFMEKNQTQKVPLLPRPGLGVSPPLGEAVPHSPFAGSPIDETLNISHPIPRHMPPQVSVPESNFWNGMLGQIPKQSPVGIQSLEPNMLVKNKCFDAASGPKSPLLNDKVNFAQHVPSAGSKISGHPSLVKGNNSMIGFSDNMPGDLQQTINTILSNAQNLNQLLGSLTNAIQTNSNTCTMIPSRPTNVQYINQTPSLIRGMTGPGPVSQQIDNAWPSQQVISVSSGQSTQPIMASPVPGTSMQANTPLLGSSSLAMAAKPIRFLDMKPSQLHQPSFQNNWNNGAFFNSNSTFSAPCGTPGQFGAYSTTNIVPNLWSHPGSPVLIASPPSGLVTPIGQKRKYNRLLPSPEPSPEGNYIGQHSQGLGGHYADSYFKRKKKN; translated from the exons GAGATCCGTGAGCTGCTGGCAGACTTCCCCGTGCAGTCGGTGCAGCTGACGGCAGGCACAGGGTCAGGCACAGCACGTGCTACCTTAGAGGACCCAGAGATGCTGGAGGACTGGGACAAGGAGCGTGTGTTCCTGCTGCGCGGTCAGCGCCTGCCAGTGTCGCCAGCGCCCACTGAGACGATGCTGTGCGTGGCACGCCTGCCACTTGGCTACACCGAACACCAGTTCTCTGCGCTGGTAGCAGCATACGGTTCTATCCGCCGCAGCTTCCTTATGATCAGCGAGAACACGG GTGAAAGCAAAGGTTATGGTTTTGTTGAGTACACAACAAAAGAAGCAGCTCTTCTGGCAAAGAATGTATTAGATGGAAAGCTAATAGATGGCTGGatactgtgctgtgattggctagaGTCAAGCCACACGACATTCGAATCACTGCATTCTAAATGTCTGTATGTGGATCAATTACCAAAAGATTTCCGCGACATGGGCAAGTTCAGAAAAGTTTTCAGTTCGGTGGTGAACCCTCCATATTGTcag attgcACTGAAAAATGGATGTCCTCAGGACTGGGGACTTGTCGAGTTCAACACAAGTGAGGATGCGGAGACCACACAGGTCACCCTCAACGGATACAGCCTGTGCGGGCAAAACATTAGAGTGTCATATTACATACCTGGAGTCAGAGCTATCAATCTTTATTTGAAACTGCTTAATGAAACA GGAAGAAAGCTGAAATCTGCCGGTCTGCTGCCTGACCCCCCTGCACCGGCTGTGTTCCAGCAGCTGCAGAACCTCGCGAAACAAAACCCTGTGT TTGCACAGAATCTGCAGAACATCATCTGGACTCAGATCCAGTCCTTGCAGAACGGCATTGAGAATGGCCAAGCAGTGCCGGGCTCTGTTTCGCCAGGAAAAG GTCAGTTACAAGGTCAGCCAGGGAGTGGTCACCAGTCTCTTCTCAACAATCACCAGATGTTGATAGCTCTGCAGAACCTTATCAAACAAGGCTCGCCACCGAACAGCACGAGCCCTGGTCTGATTGTGGTGCCACAACAAATGGGTCCGCCACCAACAACAAGCCAGTTTCATTTTGGTCCGAGCCATATACAAGAAGCAAGAAAATCCATCAGTTCCACTAATGGGAAGAATGGTTTCATGGAGAAGAATCAGACACAAAAA GTTCCACTGCTTCCCAGACCTGGTCTGGGGGTCAGCCCACCGCTGGGAGAAGCTGTTCCTCATTCTCCATTTGCCGGCTCACCTATCGATGAAACTCTGAACATCTCCCATCCCATTCCGAGACACATGCCTCCTCAGGTATCCGTGCCAGAGTCTAACTTTTGGAACGGCATGCTCGGGCAGATTCCAAAACAGTCACCGGTGGGTATACAGTCTCTCGAACCCAACATGCTCGTAAAAAATAAGTGTTTTGATGCAGCATCTGGACCAAAGAGCCCTTTGCTTAACGATAAAGTCAATTTTGCTCAGCATGTGCCATCCGCAGGCTCGAAAATATCAGGCCACCCATCTCTTGTCAAAGGAAACAATAGTATGATCGGTTTTTCGGACAACATGCCTGGAGATTTACAGCAAACAATAAACACGATCTTGAGCAATGCTCAGAACTTGAATCAGCTACTGGGATCTCTGACAAATGCTATTCAAACAAATAGTAACACCTGTACGATGATTCCTAGCAGACCCACCAATGTACAGTACATCAACCAAACACCTTCGTTGATCCGAGGCATGACCGGGCCGGGACCTGTATCACAGCAGATAGATAATGCATGGCCTTCACAACAGGTGATCTCAGTTTCATCTGGTCAGTCTACTCAACCCATCATGGCCAGCCCTGTTCCTGGCACCTCGATGCAAGCCAACACACCCCTTTTAGGGAGTTCTTCACTAGCCATGGCAGCAAAGCCCATCAGATTCCTGGATATGAAACCCAGCCAGCTTCACCAACCATCATTCCAGAATAATTGGAATAATGGCGCTTTTTTTAACTCAAACTCCACTTTTTCGGCTCCTTGCGGAACCCCGGGTCAGTTTGGTGCGTATTCCACTACGAACATTGTTCCGAACCTATGGTCACATCCTGGAAGTCCGGTTCTCATCGCGTCCCCTCCTTCGGGACTCGTGACACCGATTGGACAGAAGCGGAAATATAACAGATTGCTGCCATCGCCAGAACCAAGCCCAGAAGGCAACTACATTGGCCAGCATTCGCAAGGCCTGGGCGGACATTACGCAGATTCCTATTTCAAAAGAAAGAAGAAGAACTGA